The Deltaproteobacteria bacterium genome contains a region encoding:
- a CDS encoding sigma-54-dependent Fis family transcriptional regulator has translation MSTRGTILVVDDEQANLDSLERIFAREGYRILLARNGQAAVETLRAEPVDVVLTDLMMPAMSGQELLRAVRAVAPDAEVVLMTAYGTVDAAVAAMKDGAYDFLTKPLKRHAVLKSVQQAIEKRRLVQENKQLRARLAGAEQPIVGQSPSLRATLDIIRQAAPSSATVLLLGESGTGKELFARALHEHSARASGPFVPINCAAIPETILEAELFGYERGAFTGAVQRKEGRIERAQGGSLFLDEVGELTPSVQVKLLRFLQDGEIERLGGTGTIKVDCRVVAATNQDLSARVREGKFREDLYYRLNVIQVVLPPLRDRVEDVPLLADHFIARYAAKNGKSIRGLTRAALAALEAYPWPGNVRELEHAIERAVVLSRGEEIDVDDLPESVRAGGAARNAGVAGALEGRTLAVPLGTTMEEIELRVIRETLRQTKGDKNLAAQLLGIAARTIYRKLDREKD, from the coding sequence ATGTCCACGCGCGGCACCATCCTGGTGGTCGACGACGAGCAGGCGAACCTGGACTCGCTCGAGCGGATCTTCGCGCGCGAGGGGTATCGCATCCTGCTCGCACGCAACGGTCAGGCGGCGGTGGAGACGCTGCGCGCCGAGCCGGTGGACGTCGTGCTGACCGACCTCATGATGCCGGCGATGAGCGGGCAGGAATTGCTCCGAGCGGTGCGGGCCGTCGCGCCCGACGCGGAAGTGGTCCTGATGACCGCCTACGGGACCGTGGACGCCGCGGTGGCGGCGATGAAGGACGGCGCCTACGACTTCCTCACCAAGCCGCTGAAGCGTCATGCGGTGCTGAAGAGCGTCCAGCAGGCCATCGAGAAGCGCCGGCTCGTGCAGGAGAACAAGCAGCTTCGCGCCCGCCTCGCCGGGGCCGAGCAGCCCATCGTCGGCCAGAGCCCGTCGCTGCGCGCGACGCTCGACATCATCCGGCAGGCGGCGCCCTCCTCGGCGACGGTGCTGCTGCTCGGTGAGAGCGGCACCGGCAAGGAGCTCTTCGCGCGCGCTCTCCACGAGCACTCGGCCCGCGCATCGGGGCCTTTCGTGCCCATCAACTGCGCCGCGATCCCCGAGACGATCCTCGAAGCTGAGCTCTTCGGGTACGAACGCGGCGCATTCACCGGCGCGGTGCAGCGCAAGGAAGGCCGCATCGAGCGGGCCCAGGGCGGCAGCCTTTTCCTCGACGAGGTCGGCGAGCTGACGCCGTCGGTCCAGGTGAAGCTGCTCCGCTTCCTGCAGGATGGGGAGATCGAGCGCCTGGGCGGAACCGGCACCATCAAGGTGGACTGCCGTGTGGTGGCCGCCACCAACCAGGATCTCTCCGCGCGCGTCCGCGAAGGAAAGTTCCGCGAGGACCTCTACTACCGGCTGAACGTCATCCAGGTGGTGCTGCCGCCGCTGCGCGATCGCGTGGAGGACGTTCCTCTCCTCGCCGACCACTTCATCGCGCGGTACGCGGCCAAGAACGGGAAATCGATCCGCGGCCTCACGCGCGCGGCGCTCGCCGCACTGGAGGCCTACCCTTGGCCCGGCAACGTCCGAGAGCTGGAGCACGCCATCGAGCGCGCTGTGGTGCTCTCGCGCGGCGAAGAGATCGACGTGGACGATCTGCCGGAGTCCGTTCGCGCCGGGGGCGCCGCGCGCAATGCCGGCGTGGCCGGCGCCCTCGAGGGTCGTACCCTCGCGGTGCCGCTCGGGACGACGATGGAAGAGATCGAGCTGCGCGTCATCCGCGAGACGCTGCGTCAGACGAAGGGAGACAAGAACCTCGCCGCGCAGCTGCTCGGCATCGCCGCGCGCACCATCTATCGCAAGCTCGATCGGGAGAAGGACTAA
- the gspD gene encoding type II secretion system protein GspD: MTRENFVHPLRWAFLLPLAATLVAAPPSRAQQQPPPQPPPELPPPQQQPPQQQQPPPPPQTPPPRRPVPIVPPRTPPANQPAPAQPGATRATQPPPSAPVDKKEIHNQARTVVMSFDKRDLTEVIQFVSQFTQRNFILPERVAGKITILSNSPIPADDVWNVFVAALDANNWSVYPVGKYWKLVEKKQSSRANIPIYLDRGQEAPPTEQMVTRLFKLRYVEADQMRNVLNQFTSRDSDFQIFPPDTLVISDLGLNMRRLEKLVAQLDQPGGSEEIHIVPVQYAGAQELAQKLTEIFQAQAPAQRGGVARQLGVAEPVVQPGQPLPVPQPGQAPAGTGGPVQIGKIIPEERTNKLIVIAGARSFNRVMQLIRQLDVPAGEGGVHVYYLENAKAEDVAATLQALAQGAAARHTTGPTGAAGARPPGPPQATPAGAAAPAGPVSADLFAGEVKITADKNTNSLVVIASQADYRNLVKVVERLDIRRRQVFVEAVIMEVNLENDLEVGVSAHGGTILNDVSFRGAKGDAPLVVGSELGGLSSLGGVTSLGSLGGFLAGLQGPPITVPGLNVSLPSFAILLNALQSSSDVNVISTPHVIMTDNTEGEITVGQNVPFQAAYSPTSSALTSLVSGTSGTTTGTTNTAATSLLGLGGLGSLYAPIQRQNVELRLRIKPQINESDYVRLDVDEQTEEIASVDKQLGPTTSKRSAKTTVVAKDQETVVIGGLIQERSTRSVQKVPVLGSLPLLGWLFRNESTKKTRTNLLLFLTPYIIRDQSDYRRIFERKMSERAEFVKRFYGDEGRYEAAVDYDRKPGPLARVRRGVQQELNRYENGGPGGADQRVIRPGQRYAPPELDKGGVNPAIRIPSPAPLPAEPKQEPAPGTQAPPEQPPPEPAPSEEKPDQEG, encoded by the coding sequence ATGACCCGGGAGAACTTCGTGCATCCCCTGCGCTGGGCTTTCTTGCTCCCGCTCGCGGCGACCCTCGTCGCCGCGCCACCGTCGCGCGCGCAACAGCAGCCGCCGCCGCAGCCGCCGCCGGAACTGCCGCCGCCGCAGCAACAGCCGCCGCAGCAGCAACAGCCGCCGCCCCCGCCGCAGACGCCTCCACCGCGGCGACCCGTCCCGATCGTCCCGCCGCGAACGCCGCCGGCAAATCAGCCCGCTCCTGCGCAGCCCGGGGCGACGCGCGCCACCCAGCCGCCACCGAGCGCGCCCGTCGACAAGAAGGAGATCCACAACCAGGCGCGCACGGTGGTGATGTCCTTCGACAAGCGGGACCTCACCGAAGTGATCCAGTTCGTCAGCCAGTTCACCCAGCGCAACTTCATCTTGCCGGAGCGCGTCGCCGGGAAGATCACCATCCTCTCCAACTCGCCGATCCCCGCCGACGACGTGTGGAACGTCTTCGTCGCCGCACTCGACGCCAACAACTGGTCCGTCTATCCGGTCGGCAAGTACTGGAAGCTCGTGGAGAAGAAGCAGTCCTCCCGCGCGAACATCCCCATCTATCTCGACCGCGGGCAGGAGGCGCCGCCCACCGAGCAGATGGTCACCAGGCTGTTCAAGCTCCGCTATGTCGAAGCGGACCAGATGCGCAACGTGCTGAACCAGTTCACGTCGCGCGACTCCGATTTCCAGATCTTCCCGCCGGACACGCTGGTGATCAGCGACCTCGGCCTGAACATGCGCAGGCTGGAGAAGCTGGTCGCGCAGCTGGACCAGCCGGGCGGCTCCGAGGAGATCCACATCGTCCCCGTGCAGTACGCGGGAGCGCAGGAGCTCGCGCAGAAGCTGACCGAGATCTTCCAGGCGCAGGCGCCGGCCCAGCGGGGCGGCGTCGCCCGCCAGCTCGGCGTCGCCGAGCCGGTCGTCCAGCCCGGACAACCGCTCCCCGTCCCTCAACCCGGACAGGCCCCTGCCGGCACCGGCGGCCCGGTGCAGATCGGCAAGATCATCCCGGAGGAGCGGACGAACAAGCTCATCGTCATCGCCGGCGCCCGTTCTTTCAACCGGGTGATGCAGCTGATCCGCCAGCTCGACGTCCCCGCCGGCGAGGGCGGTGTCCACGTCTATTACCTGGAGAACGCCAAGGCCGAGGACGTCGCCGCCACGCTGCAGGCGCTGGCGCAGGGAGCCGCTGCGCGACACACCACCGGACCCACGGGTGCCGCCGGGGCGCGCCCCCCGGGTCCGCCGCAGGCGACGCCGGCCGGGGCCGCAGCCCCTGCGGGACCGGTCTCCGCCGATCTCTTCGCCGGCGAGGTGAAGATTACCGCCGACAAGAACACCAACTCGCTGGTGGTGATCGCCTCGCAGGCCGACTACCGGAACCTGGTCAAGGTCGTGGAGCGTCTCGACATCCGCCGCCGCCAGGTATTCGTCGAAGCGGTGATCATGGAAGTGAATCTCGAGAACGACCTCGAGGTCGGCGTCTCCGCGCACGGCGGTACCATCCTCAACGACGTCAGCTTCCGCGGAGCAAAGGGCGACGCTCCCTTGGTCGTCGGCAGCGAGCTCGGCGGCCTCAGCTCCCTCGGCGGCGTGACCTCGCTGGGATCGCTGGGAGGCTTCCTCGCGGGACTGCAGGGCCCCCCCATCACGGTGCCCGGCCTGAACGTCTCACTGCCCTCCTTTGCCATCCTGCTCAACGCATTGCAGAGCTCGAGCGACGTGAACGTGATCAGCACTCCCCACGTGATCATGACCGACAACACCGAGGGAGAGATCACCGTCGGCCAGAACGTCCCCTTCCAGGCGGCCTATTCGCCGACCAGCTCGGCGCTGACCTCTCTCGTCTCCGGCACCTCGGGGACCACCACCGGCACGACGAATACCGCCGCCACCTCGTTGCTCGGCCTCGGCGGCCTCGGGTCCCTCTACGCGCCCATCCAGCGGCAGAACGTCGAGCTGCGCCTGCGGATCAAGCCACAGATCAACGAGAGCGACTACGTCCGCCTCGACGTCGACGAGCAGACCGAAGAGATCGCCAGCGTCGACAAGCAGCTCGGTCCCACCACCTCCAAGCGCAGCGCGAAGACCACGGTGGTGGCCAAGGACCAGGAGACGGTGGTGATCGGCGGACTGATCCAGGAGCGCAGCACCCGCAGCGTGCAGAAGGTCCCGGTGCTGGGATCGCTGCCGCTGCTCGGCTGGCTTTTCCGCAACGAGTCGACGAAGAAGACCAGGACGAATCTATTGTTGTTCCTCACTCCCTACATCATCCGCGACCAATCCGATTACCGGCGCATCTTCGAGCGCAAGATGTCCGAGCGCGCGGAGTTCGTGAAGCGCTTCTACGGCGACGAGGGCCGCTACGAGGCCGCCGTCGACTACGACCGCAAGCCGGGACCGCTCGCCCGGGTGCGACGAGGTGTGCAGCAAGAGCTGAACCGCTACGAGAACGGGGGCCCCGGCGGCGCCGATCAGCGGGTCATTCGCCCCGGCCAGCGTTATGCTCCGCCGGAGCTGGACAAGGGCGGAGTCAACCCGGCGATCCGGATTCCATCGCCTGCTCCCCTTCCCGCCGAGCCGAAGCAGGAGCCTGCGCCGGGCACGCAGGCGCCCCCCGAACAGCCGCCGCCAGAGCCGGCGCCGTCGGAAGAGAAGCCCGATCAGGAGGGTTGA
- the gspE gene encoding type II secretion system protein GspE — translation MEGIADAPARKPAPRNLTGLRLGEILLAHGAVTRERVDEALAAQTERGGRLGEVLVSLKACSEEQVLKALAAQLELPYQMRVGTEEVSQDLISKVPINFAKQARLLPLRMDGDRVVVAMADPMDTGAVDSLRLLLGASVSTLIVPTQSILDCINSVYDRARNEAEQLVGDLEAGDLDTVAHELEEPQDLLDSSDEAPIIRLVNSLLFRAAKERASDIHIEPQEKDICVRFRVDGVLQEVIRPPKRFQNSISSRVKIMGGLNIAEKRLPQDGRIRVKLAGRDIDIRLSTTPTVFGERVVMRLLDKSTVLLDLVEIGMDKEQLRIMESLIHRSHGIILVTGPTGSGKTTTLYAALSRINRPDLNIMTIEDPVEYQLQGISQTAVNPKIELTFANGLRSFLRQDPDVIMVGEIRDLETAEIAIQASLTGHLVFSTVHTNDAAGAVTRLVDMGVEPFLVASSLMGILAQRLVRVVCKECRVPYFPTPEELKEIGLTPDDVRETSGGMLYKPGACEQCNNTGYRGRSGIYEMMLMDDELRQLTLKNVDSGTIKRQAVSKGMRTLMDDGAQKVMRGITSVAEVLSVTQEDMA, via the coding sequence ATGGAAGGCATCGCAGACGCGCCCGCGCGCAAGCCCGCCCCGCGCAACCTGACCGGGCTGCGGCTCGGCGAGATCCTGCTCGCGCACGGCGCCGTCACGCGCGAGCGCGTCGACGAAGCGCTGGCGGCGCAAACCGAGCGCGGCGGTCGACTCGGCGAGGTGCTCGTCTCGCTCAAGGCGTGCTCCGAGGAGCAGGTGCTGAAGGCGCTCGCGGCGCAGCTCGAGCTTCCCTACCAGATGCGGGTGGGAACCGAGGAAGTCTCGCAGGACCTGATCTCCAAGGTGCCCATCAACTTCGCCAAGCAGGCGCGGCTCCTTCCCCTGCGGATGGACGGAGACCGCGTGGTCGTCGCCATGGCCGATCCGATGGACACCGGCGCCGTGGACAGCCTGCGCCTGCTGCTCGGCGCCTCGGTGTCGACGTTGATCGTCCCCACCCAGTCCATCCTCGACTGCATCAACTCGGTCTACGACCGCGCCCGGAACGAGGCGGAGCAGCTCGTCGGCGATCTGGAAGCGGGCGACCTCGACACCGTCGCACACGAGTTGGAGGAGCCTCAGGACCTGCTCGACTCGAGCGACGAGGCGCCCATCATCCGGCTCGTCAACTCGCTCCTCTTCCGCGCCGCGAAGGAACGCGCGAGCGACATCCACATCGAGCCGCAGGAGAAGGACATCTGCGTGCGCTTCCGGGTGGACGGCGTTCTGCAGGAGGTGATCCGCCCGCCCAAGCGGTTCCAGAACTCGATCAGCTCGCGCGTGAAGATCATGGGCGGGCTGAACATCGCCGAGAAGCGGCTGCCGCAGGACGGTCGCATCCGCGTCAAGCTCGCCGGGCGCGATATCGACATCCGCCTCTCCACCACCCCCACGGTCTTCGGCGAGCGGGTGGTGATGCGCCTTCTCGACAAGAGCACGGTGCTCCTCGACCTGGTGGAGATCGGGATGGACAAGGAGCAGCTCCGGATCATGGAGTCGCTCATCCACCGCTCGCACGGCATCATTCTCGTCACCGGACCCACCGGCTCGGGAAAGACCACCACGCTGTACGCGGCGCTGAGCCGCATCAACCGCCCCGACCTGAACATCATGACCATCGAGGACCCGGTCGAGTACCAGCTCCAGGGCATCTCGCAAACGGCGGTGAACCCGAAGATCGAGCTCACGTTCGCGAACGGGCTGCGCAGCTTCCTCCGCCAGGACCCGGACGTAATCATGGTCGGAGAGATCCGTGACCTGGAGACGGCCGAGATCGCCATTCAGGCTTCGCTCACCGGCCACCTGGTCTTCTCCACCGTCCACACCAACGACGCCGCCGGCGCCGTCACCCGCCTGGTGGACATGGGGGTGGAGCCGTTCCTCGTCGCCTCCTCCCTGATGGGCATCCTCGCCCAGCGCCTCGTCCGCGTGGTCTGCAAGGAGTGCCGGGTTCCCTATTTCCCCACGCCCGAGGAGCTGAAGGAGATCGGGCTCACTCCGGACGACGTGCGCGAGACCAGCGGCGGGATGCTCTACAAGCCAGGCGCCTGCGAGCAGTGCAACAACACGGGGTACCGGGGGCGCTCCGGCATCTACGAGATGATGCTGATGGACGACGAATTGCGCCAGCTCACGCTCAAGAACGTGGACAGCGGGACCATCAAGCGGCAGGCCGTGAGCAAGGGCATGCGCACGCTGATGGACGACGGCGCGCAGAAGGTGATGCGCGGGATCACCAGCGTGGCGGAAGTCCTCAGCGTGACGCAGGAGGACATGGCCTAG
- a CDS encoding general secretion pathway protein GspC: protein MLAVVTLSPGRPPTVPSDGFLSGSAGMALAAPLGMELVLQRYSWAFDAVAVLLGAYLAARTVNTIAAAAIAPKPALVQQAGATPQSAAQPQRVELDADKVAKLFDVPLPKPPAPGAETTQTQRAGWNPVPVRSSLHGTLIGTAIADPAKYSLCQITNPDVNETQVYAIGEKYQDARIYAIEKERVLIDNAGVNEYIDNSLAAPPNLGVIPIVQPGALGQAQAGGGEGVRQLSENQYVVARSEINNALTNLSDLATKARIVPSFKNGVANGFKLFSIVPDSLYAKIGVQNGDVIRRINGYEMNSPDKALEIYQKLRDANRIEIELERRGETLRKTYSIE, encoded by the coding sequence ATGCTCGCCGTTGTCACCTTGTCGCCCGGCCGCCCTCCAACCGTCCCGAGCGACGGATTCCTGAGCGGCTCCGCTGGCATGGCGCTTGCTGCTCCGCTCGGTATGGAGCTCGTCCTCCAGCGATACTCGTGGGCGTTCGACGCCGTCGCAGTGTTGCTCGGCGCGTATCTCGCCGCGCGCACCGTGAACACGATCGCCGCCGCCGCCATCGCGCCGAAGCCCGCCCTGGTGCAGCAGGCTGGAGCCACGCCGCAGTCCGCCGCCCAGCCGCAGCGTGTGGAGCTCGACGCCGACAAGGTGGCGAAGCTGTTCGACGTCCCGCTGCCGAAGCCGCCAGCGCCCGGCGCCGAGACGACGCAGACGCAGCGCGCCGGCTGGAACCCCGTGCCCGTCCGCTCGTCGCTGCACGGCACTCTGATCGGAACCGCCATCGCCGATCCCGCGAAGTACTCGCTTTGCCAGATCACCAACCCGGACGTGAACGAGACGCAGGTCTATGCCATCGGCGAGAAGTACCAGGACGCGCGGATCTACGCGATCGAGAAGGAGCGCGTGCTGATCGACAATGCCGGCGTCAACGAGTACATCGACAACAGCCTCGCCGCGCCGCCCAACCTGGGAGTGATCCCGATCGTCCAGCCGGGCGCCCTGGGACAGGCGCAGGCCGGCGGCGGCGAGGGCGTCCGGCAGCTCTCCGAGAACCAGTACGTGGTGGCGCGGAGCGAGATCAACAACGCGCTCACCAACCTCTCCGACCTCGCCACCAAGGCGAGGATCGTCCCCTCGTTCAAGAACGGGGTGGCGAACGGGTTCAAGCTGTTCTCCATCGTGCCCGATTCGCTCTACGCCAAGATCGGCGTGCAGAACGGCGACGTGATCCGGCGCATCAACGGCTACGAGATGAACAGCCCGGACAAGGCGCTGGAGATCTACCAGAAGCTGCGCGACGCGAACCGCATCGAGATCGAGCTCGAGCGCCGCGGCGAGACCTTGCGCAAGACGTACTCCATCGAATGA